From Sodalis glossinidius str. 'morsitans', the proteins below share one genomic window:
- a CDS encoding nickel/cobalt transporter — protein sequence MTKINDNVLRPGEPRPYRLWLNLWPLGAFVAALASHWIWLRWSQILLQMVHWQKQLHQHMVVLLQEVQAKPEYYGATLLLFSFVYGILHAVGPGHGKVVIITYLATHRSRLRQSLLMTLAAALLQGTMAVMLVTVTLNLLRLSSCTLHLGQFWLEKASFVLVVGLGVWLCWRALRRLLHLLHTAATFEGRALVFRAISPASHHHHVDCGCGHRHLPRDEELQAADGWYNRAAVVVAMGLRPCSGAVLVLLFAKVIGVYTWGVLSALMMAVGTALTLLTLALLVFFGRTVAERLIKPRAPALWRDVVWATLALAGGVVLVGAGALLYFSEVPEMVSGIRPFGV from the coding sequence ATGACAAAGATTAACGATAACGTCCTGCGGCCGGGGGAGCCCCGTCCATACCGCCTCTGGCTGAACTTGTGGCCGCTAGGGGCATTTGTAGCGGCGCTGGCGAGCCATTGGATCTGGCTGCGCTGGTCGCAAATCCTGTTGCAGATGGTCCACTGGCAAAAGCAGCTGCACCAACACATGGTCGTGCTGTTGCAAGAGGTGCAGGCTAAGCCAGAGTACTATGGCGCCACTCTGCTGTTGTTCAGCTTCGTATACGGCATCCTGCACGCAGTCGGACCCGGCCACGGCAAAGTGGTCATAATCACCTATCTCGCTACCCACCGTTCACGACTGCGTCAGAGCTTGCTGATGACGCTGGCCGCGGCGCTGTTGCAGGGCACGATGGCAGTCATGCTGGTCACGGTGACGCTGAATCTGCTGCGTCTGTCTTCATGCACGCTGCACCTTGGCCAATTCTGGCTGGAAAAGGCTAGTTTTGTGCTGGTGGTGGGATTGGGCGTCTGGCTGTGCTGGCGTGCGCTCAGGCGCCTGTTACATCTCCTGCATACGGCCGCGACGTTTGAGGGAAGGGCGCTGGTGTTCCGGGCGATATCGCCGGCGAGTCACCACCACCATGTAGACTGTGGCTGCGGTCATCGTCATTTACCGCGGGATGAGGAGCTGCAGGCGGCCGACGGCTGGTACAATCGCGCCGCCGTGGTCGTCGCTATGGGCTTGCGCCCTTGCTCCGGCGCGGTCTTGGTGTTGCTGTTCGCCAAAGTGATCGGCGTCTATACCTGGGGCGTGTTGTCCGCGCTGATGATGGCTGTGGGCACGGCGCTGACGCTTTTGACGCTGGCGCTGCTGGTGTTTTTTGGCCGGACTGTTGCTGAACGACTGATTAAACCGCGCGCCCCGGCGCTTTGGCGCGATGTGGTATGGGCAACGCTGGCGCTCGCCGGCGGGGTCGTGCTGGTAGGCGCCGGCGCGCTGCTGTATTTCAGTGAAGTGCCGGAAATGGTAAGCGGCATCCGCCCATTTGGCGTCTAA
- a CDS encoding PRD domain-containing protein: protein MAYPEAGVPGGTGSLSRLAPAGRELFGLTLLISLLRHPHSADPDCADDRRLSQAVDQLIRRFAQLSGKTFSQEDALAEQLFFHLSTALERRHSHMGIDSSLQSEVEEKYPSMLRATRVAMIPLSTVFVSAGKRWG, encoded by the coding sequence ATGGCTTATCCAGAAGCAGGTGTACCCGGCGGTACGGGAAGCCTTTCACGACTGGCCCCTGCCGGCCGCGAACTGTTCGGGCTAACGCTGCTTATTAGTCTACTGCGGCATCCCCACTCTGCCGATCCGGACTGTGCCGACGATAGGCGGCTGAGTCAGGCGGTCGATCAGCTTATCCGACGTTTCGCCCAGCTTTCCGGCAAAACCTTTTCCCAGGAGGACGCGCTGGCGGAACAGCTGTTTTTCCATCTGAGCACCGCGCTGGAACGCCGCCATTCCCATATGGGTATCGACAGCAGCCTGCAAAGCGAGGTTGAAGAGAAATATCCGAGCATGCTGCGCGCCACCCGCGTGGCGATGATACCGCTGAGTACCGTATTCGTTTCAGCCGGGAAGAGATGGGGTTGA
- the glyA gene encoding serine hydroxymethyltransferase, with product MLKRDMNIADYDAELWHAMEQEVVRQEEHIELIASENYTSPRVMQAQGSQLTNKYAEGYPGKRYYGGCEYVDVVEQLAIDRAKALFGADYANVQPHSGSQANFAVYTTLLQPGDTVLGMNLAHGGHLTHGSPVNFSGKLYNIVPYGIDESGHIDYDQLAELAKTHQPKMIIGGFSAYSGVVDWARMRQIADSIGAYLFVDMAHVAGLIAAGVYPNPVPHAHVVTTTTHKTLAGPRGGLILAKGGSEELYKKLNSAVFPGAQGGPLMHVIAAKAVALKEAMEPAFKTYQQQVAKNAKAMVEVFLSRGFNVVSGATDNHLFLLDLVDKNLTGKEADAALGRANITVNKNSVPNDPKSPFVTSGMRIGTPAVTRRGFTEADVRDLAGWMCDVLENIHDDAVIERTKNKVLDICDRHPVYA from the coding sequence ATGTTAAAGCGTGATATGAACATTGCGGATTATGATGCCGAATTGTGGCATGCAATGGAGCAGGAAGTAGTGCGCCAGGAAGAGCACATTGAACTGATTGCATCTGAAAACTACACCAGTCCGCGCGTTATGCAGGCGCAGGGCTCACAGCTGACCAATAAGTACGCTGAAGGCTACCCCGGCAAGCGCTACTACGGCGGATGCGAATATGTCGATGTGGTAGAGCAACTGGCCATCGATCGTGCCAAAGCCCTGTTCGGCGCCGATTATGCCAACGTGCAGCCTCACTCGGGCTCTCAGGCCAACTTCGCCGTTTATACCACGTTGCTGCAGCCGGGCGATACGGTGCTGGGTATGAACCTGGCACACGGCGGCCATTTGACTCACGGCTCGCCGGTCAACTTCTCCGGCAAGCTGTATAATATCGTACCTTACGGCATCGATGAGAGCGGTCATATCGATTATGACCAATTGGCCGAGCTGGCGAAAACTCATCAGCCGAAAATGATCATCGGTGGCTTCTCCGCCTACTCCGGGGTGGTTGACTGGGCCAGAATGCGGCAGATTGCCGATAGCATCGGCGCCTATTTGTTTGTAGATATGGCACACGTGGCGGGTCTTATTGCCGCCGGCGTGTATCCGAACCCGGTGCCCCACGCCCACGTTGTGACTACAACCACCCACAAAACTCTGGCCGGTCCGCGTGGTGGTTTGATCCTGGCCAAGGGCGGTAGCGAAGAGCTGTATAAAAAGCTGAATTCTGCCGTATTCCCCGGCGCGCAAGGTGGCCCGTTGATGCATGTGATTGCCGCCAAGGCAGTTGCGCTGAAAGAGGCGATGGAGCCGGCGTTTAAAACCTACCAGCAGCAGGTGGCCAAAAACGCTAAAGCCATGGTAGAGGTTTTCTTGTCACGCGGTTTCAACGTTGTCTCCGGCGCTACGGATAATCACCTGTTCCTGCTGGATCTGGTGGATAAGAATCTGACCGGCAAAGAAGCGGATGCGGCCTTGGGCCGTGCCAATATTACCGTTAATAAAAACAGCGTGCCCAATGATCCGAAAAGCCCGTTCGTCACCTCCGGGATGCGTATCGGTACGCCGGCGGTGACGCGTCGCGGTTTTACCGAGGCCGACGTGCGCGATTTGGCGGGTTGGATGTGTGACGTGTTGGAAAATATCCATGACGACGCCGTAATCGAGCGCACTAAGAATAAAGTGCTGGATATCTGCGACCGCCATCCTGTTTACGCGTGA
- the glnB gene encoding nitrogen regulatory protein P-II, producing the protein MKKIDAIIKPFKLDDVREALAEVGITGMTVTEVKGFGRQKGHTELYRGAEYMVDFLPKVKIELVVPDDIVDSCVDTIMHTAQTGKIGDGKIFVFDVVRVVRIRTGEQDEEAI; encoded by the coding sequence ATGAAAAAAATCGATGCCATTATTAAACCCTTCAAATTGGACGACGTGCGCGAAGCGCTGGCGGAAGTCGGCATTACCGGTATGACGGTAACCGAAGTTAAGGGTTTCGGCCGCCAAAAGGGGCACACAGAATTATACCGCGGTGCGGAATATATGGTGGATTTTCTGCCCAAGGTGAAAATCGAACTGGTAGTGCCGGATGATATCGTCGACAGCTGCGTCGATACCATTATGCATACCGCGCAGACCGGCAAGATCGGCGACGGCAAGATTTTTGTCTTCGACGTCGTGCGCGTGGTGCGCATCCGCACCGGCGAGCAGGACGAAGAGGCCATTTGA
- a CDS encoding transposase, with protein MEENRLETAPPLVQVSIRAVIAALDTQIAEIKQAMDNHIGNDPSLKQNRELLESIPGIAGVLSSMILGYFGDMSRFDSSKAVVAWAGLNPMLQESGLWKGKSRISKVGNAMIRKALYMPALTVMCYNPAIIALKERMNARNKLGKVVVCAAMKKLLQQAYGVLKSGQVFDAGICLAR; from the coding sequence ATGGAAGAAAATCGCCTGGAAACAGCCCCCCCGTTAGTACAGGTTTCCATCCGCGCGGTCATCGCTGCGCTGGATACCCAAATAGCAGAGATAAAACAGGCGATGGACAATCATATAGGCAACGATCCAAGTCTTAAGCAAAACAGGGAACTGTTGGAATCGATCCCTGGGATAGCTGGCGTGTTGAGTAGCATGATATTGGGCTATTTTGGTGATATGTCACGGTTCGATAGCAGCAAAGCTGTCGTGGCTTGGGCTGGTCTGAATCCGATGTTGCAGGAGTCTGGGCTGTGGAAAGGTAAAAGTCGGATATCAAAGGTGGGCAACGCCATGATACGTAAAGCCCTGTATATGCCGGCCCTGACGGTAATGTGCTATAACCCAGCAATAATAGCGCTGAAAGAGCGTATGAATGCACGTAATAAATTAGGGAAAGTTGTCGTGTGTGCGGCAATGAAGAAACTATTGCAACAAGCTTACGGAGTGCTGAAATCAGGGCAGGTGTTCGATGCTGGAATATGTCTTGCAAGATAA
- a CDS encoding IS110 family transposase produces the protein MEATGAYSELLSTFLADIGYAVSVENPARIKSFGCSELSRNKTDKGDARMIARYCKLHAPVLWQALPLNERKLKALVNRLINL, from the coding sequence ATGGAAGCAACAGGTGCTTACAGTGAGCTATTGTCTACTTTCCTGGCTGATATAGGTTACGCTGTGAGCGTGGAAAATCCAGCACGCATAAAATCATTCGGCTGCAGTGAACTGAGTCGTAACAAGACAGATAAAGGCGATGCACGCATGATCGCGCGTTATTGTAAGCTGCATGCTCCCGTGTTGTGGCAAGCGTTGCCGCTGAATGAAAGAAAGCTGAAAGCGTTGGTCAACCGGCTAATAAATCTGTAG
- the purL gene encoding phosphoribosylformylglycinamidine synthase produces the protein MSAFRINKLLVRCRDARLAVDDIYAEYIHFADVSAALDEDALSRLQRLLKYGPSLAEHQPQGRLLLVTPRPGTRSPWSSKATDIAHNCGLPQIKRLERGLAYYIQAPQLSEPQWGYLAALLHDRMMETVFTRLEEAAALFAQHAPAPVTLVDVLGEGRGALEAANLALGLALAQDEIDYLFAAFTRLGRNPSDVELYMFAQANSEHCRHKIFNADWVIDGQPQAKSLFKMIKNTFEQTPEYVLSAYKDNASVMEGSAVGRFFPDAQAGRYDYHQEATHILMKVETHNHPTAISPWPGAATGSGGEIRDEGATGRGAKPKAGLVGFSVSNLRIPGFEQPWEEDFGRPERIVSALDIMTDGPLGGAAFNNEFGRPALTGYFRTYEERVDSHNGVELRGYHKPVMLAGGIGNIRASHVQKGEISVGAKLIVLGGPAMNIGLGGGAASSMASGQSDADLDFASVQRDNPEMERRCQEVIDRCWQRGEENPILFIHDVGAGGLSNAMPELVSDGGRGGRFQLREIPNDEPGMSPLEVWCNESQERYVMAVAPERLAEFDAICRRECAPYAVIGEATDALHLSLDDAHYDNRPIDLPLDVLLGKTPKMQREAVSLQAAGFPLNRDGIKLAEAINRVLHLPAVAEKTFLITIGDRSVTGMVARDQMVGPWQVPVADCAVTTASLDSYYGEAMSLGERAPVALLNFAASARLAVGEALTNLAATHIGDIKRVKLSANWMAAAGHPGEDAGLYQAVKAVGEELCPALGLTIPVGKDSMSMKTRWQHGAESREMTAPLSLVITAFARVEDVRATVTPQLQPARDNVLLLIDLGAGHHALGATALAQVYRQLGDETSDVRDAGQLAAFFRVMQQLVAQGWLLAYHDRADGGLLVTLAEMAFAGHCGIDADIGPLGDDALAALFNEELGAVIQIDEADRDAITALFHQEGLADCLHYLGTAQPGDRFILRAGERSLYSESRTTLRTWWAETSWQMQRLRDNPESADQEHASRQDDNDPGLTVALSFDPKDDIAAPFIAKGARPKVAVLREQGVNSHVEMAAAFHRAGFEAIDVHMSDLFTGVQTLEGFHTLVACGGFSYGDVLGAGEGWAKSVLFNLRVRDEFEAFFHRPQTLALGVCNGCQMMSNLRELIPGAELWPRFVRNKSERFEARFSLVEVTQSQSLLLQGMVGSRLPIAVSHGEGRVEVRDAAHLAAIEHAGLVALRYVDNYGKVTENYPANPNGSPNGITAVTNASGRVTLTMPHPERVFRTVSHSWHPAEWGEDGPWMRLFRNARKQLG, from the coding sequence CTGTCCGCATTTCGCATTAATAAGCTGCTGGTTCGCTGCCGGGACGCCCGACTGGCGGTCGACGATATCTATGCCGAATACATCCACTTCGCCGATGTCAGCGCCGCGCTTGACGAGGATGCGTTAAGCCGGCTGCAGCGGCTGTTGAAATACGGTCCCTCTCTCGCTGAACATCAGCCGCAAGGGCGGCTGCTGCTGGTCACACCCCGGCCCGGTACGCGCTCTCCCTGGTCGTCAAAGGCGACCGATATTGCCCACAACTGCGGACTGCCGCAGATAAAACGTCTGGAACGCGGTCTGGCCTATTATATTCAGGCGCCTCAATTAAGTGAGCCGCAGTGGGGGTACCTCGCCGCCCTGTTGCACGACAGGATGATGGAAACGGTATTCACCCGCCTGGAGGAGGCAGCGGCGCTCTTTGCCCAGCACGCGCCGGCGCCGGTAACGCTGGTGGACGTTTTGGGCGAGGGGCGCGGCGCGCTGGAGGCGGCAAATCTGGCGCTGGGTCTGGCGCTGGCGCAGGACGAAATCGACTATTTGTTCGCGGCGTTCACCCGCTTGGGGCGTAACCCCAGCGATGTCGAGCTGTATATGTTCGCTCAGGCCAACTCCGAGCATTGCAGGCATAAAATTTTCAACGCCGATTGGGTGATCGACGGCCAGCCGCAGGCCAAGTCACTGTTCAAAATGATTAAAAACACCTTCGAGCAGACCCCCGAATATGTGTTGTCGGCCTACAAGGACAATGCCTCGGTGATGGAGGGATCGGCGGTAGGGCGTTTCTTCCCCGACGCGCAGGCGGGGCGCTATGACTATCATCAGGAAGCGACGCATATCTTGATGAAGGTCGAAACCCATAACCATCCGACCGCCATCTCGCCCTGGCCCGGCGCGGCCACCGGTTCCGGCGGTGAAATCCGCGATGAAGGCGCCACCGGTCGCGGCGCCAAGCCGAAAGCCGGTCTGGTCGGGTTCTCGGTTTCCAATTTACGTATTCCCGGTTTTGAACAGCCCTGGGAAGAAGACTTCGGCCGCCCCGAGCGTATTGTCAGCGCACTGGATATCATGACTGACGGCCCCCTGGGAGGCGCGGCGTTCAATAACGAATTCGGCCGTCCGGCGCTGACCGGCTATTTCCGCACCTATGAAGAGCGCGTGGACAGCCATAACGGTGTGGAGCTGCGCGGTTACCATAAGCCCGTCATGCTGGCCGGCGGCATTGGCAATATTCGCGCGTCGCACGTGCAAAAAGGTGAAATCAGCGTGGGCGCCAAGCTTATCGTTTTGGGCGGTCCGGCGATGAATATCGGCCTTGGCGGCGGCGCGGCCTCGTCTATGGCTTCCGGTCAGTCCGATGCCGATTTGGATTTCGCCTCGGTGCAGCGCGACAATCCTGAAATGGAACGCCGCTGTCAGGAAGTCATCGACCGCTGCTGGCAACGGGGGGAAGAAAACCCGATTCTGTTTATCCATGACGTGGGCGCCGGCGGTCTGTCAAACGCCATGCCGGAGTTGGTCAGCGACGGCGGACGCGGCGGGCGTTTTCAGTTGCGCGAGATCCCCAACGACGAGCCGGGCATGAGCCCGCTGGAAGTCTGGTGTAATGAATCACAGGAGCGCTACGTTATGGCTGTCGCCCCTGAGCGGCTGGCGGAATTTGACGCCATTTGCCGCCGTGAGTGCGCGCCCTATGCGGTGATAGGCGAGGCGACCGACGCGTTGCATCTCAGCCTGGACGACGCGCATTACGACAACCGGCCGATAGATTTGCCGCTGGATGTCTTGCTCGGCAAGACGCCGAAGATGCAGCGGGAAGCCGTCAGCCTGCAGGCCGCCGGCTTCCCGCTGAACCGCGATGGCATCAAGCTTGCCGAGGCGATTAACCGCGTGTTGCATTTGCCGGCGGTGGCGGAAAAAACCTTCCTTATCACCATTGGGGATCGTAGCGTGACCGGGATGGTCGCGCGCGATCAAATGGTCGGCCCGTGGCAGGTGCCGGTGGCGGATTGCGCCGTGACCACCGCCAGCCTGGACAGTTATTACGGCGAAGCGATGTCGCTGGGTGAGCGGGCGCCGGTTGCGCTGCTGAATTTTGCCGCCTCCGCCCGTCTGGCGGTAGGCGAGGCGCTGACTAACCTGGCCGCTACGCATATCGGTGATATCAAGCGGGTGAAACTCTCCGCCAACTGGATGGCCGCCGCGGGTCATCCCGGTGAAGATGCCGGCCTGTATCAGGCGGTGAAAGCGGTGGGCGAGGAGCTCTGTCCGGCGCTGGGGCTCACCATCCCGGTGGGTAAAGATTCCATGTCGATGAAAACCCGCTGGCAGCACGGGGCCGAATCACGGGAAATGACGGCGCCGCTGTCGCTAGTCATCACCGCCTTCGCCCGCGTGGAGGATGTACGCGCTACCGTGACGCCGCAATTGCAGCCGGCGCGCGATAATGTGCTGTTGCTCATCGATCTGGGTGCCGGCCATCATGCGTTGGGCGCCACTGCCCTGGCGCAGGTTTATCGCCAGCTCGGGGATGAAACCTCTGACGTGCGCGACGCCGGTCAGCTGGCCGCCTTTTTCCGCGTCATGCAACAACTGGTGGCGCAAGGGTGGCTTTTGGCCTATCACGACCGCGCCGATGGCGGCTTGTTGGTGACGCTGGCGGAAATGGCGTTTGCCGGCCACTGCGGTATCGATGCCGACATTGGCCCGCTGGGGGATGATGCGCTGGCCGCCCTGTTTAATGAAGAGCTGGGGGCAGTAATCCAGATCGACGAGGCCGATCGCGACGCGATTACGGCGCTTTTCCACCAGGAGGGGCTGGCGGACTGCCTGCACTATCTTGGCACGGCCCAGCCCGGCGACCGTTTTATCCTGCGCGCTGGCGAGCGTTCGCTGTACAGTGAAAGCCGTACCACCCTGAGAACCTGGTGGGCAGAAACCAGTTGGCAGATGCAGCGGCTGCGTGACAATCCCGAAAGCGCCGATCAGGAACACGCCTCCCGTCAGGACGACAACGATCCGGGCCTGACGGTGGCCTTGAGCTTTGATCCTAAGGATGATATCGCTGCGCCGTTTATCGCCAAAGGCGCGCGGCCGAAAGTCGCCGTGCTGCGGGAGCAAGGTGTGAACTCCCATGTGGAGATGGCGGCCGCTTTTCACCGTGCCGGGTTTGAGGCTATCGATGTGCATATGAGCGATCTGTTCACCGGTGTGCAAACCCTTGAGGGTTTCCATACGCTGGTGGCCTGCGGCGGTTTCTCCTACGGCGATGTGTTGGGCGCCGGGGAAGGTTGGGCGAAGTCAGTCTTGTTTAACCTGCGGGTGCGCGATGAGTTCGAGGCTTTTTTCCACCGTCCCCAAACCCTGGCGCTCGGGGTCTGCAATGGATGTCAGATGATGTCCAATTTGCGCGAACTGATCCCTGGCGCGGAGCTGTGGCCCCGTTTCGTGCGCAACAAGTCCGAGCGCTTTGAGGCGCGGTTCAGCCTGGTGGAGGTGACGCAGAGCCAGTCGCTGCTGTTGCAGGGCATGGTCGGTTCCCGTCTGCCTATCGCCGTTTCCCACGGCGAAGGGCGGGTGGAGGTGCGCGACGCGGCGCATCTGGCCGCGATTGAGCATGCGGGCCTGGTGGCCCTGCGCTATGTGGACAACTATGGCAAGGTTACCGAAAACTATCCCGCCAACCCCAACGGCTCACCTAACGGAATCACCGCTGTAACCAACGCCAGTGGACGCGTTACCCTGACCATGCCGCATCCTGAACGGGTTTTCCGCACTGTCAGCCACTCCTGGCACCCTGCGGAGTGGGGCGAGGACGGGCCCTGGATGAGGCTGTTCCGCAACGCGCGCAAGCAACTGGGCTAA
- the mltF gene encoding membrane-bound lytic murein transglycosylase MltF — protein sequence MKRFKLNYFIIGLIAILLTWSLWTTVPWRNAHQDNLAAIKARGELRISTLDAPLSYYSVNNQPSGFDYDLAQRFADYLGVTLKVRVRSNLNQLFDDLENDNADILAASLIYNAERLNRFTVGPSYYSVSQQLVYRLGQPRPKNLGDLRGRLAVASGSAQITQLRQLKKKQYPQLAWEVSSDLSSRSLLEKVADGKLDYTLADSASVGLLQRVHPQLAVAFDITEEKPVTWYLRRSDSEGLSAALLDFFSQLNDNGIMARLEEKYLGHVGGFDYVDTKTFLNAIDATLPALQPLFERYAHDIDWKLLAAISYQESHWDPLATSATGVRGLMMLTRPTADSLGIGDRTNAEQSVRGGALYLSRMMQRLPDTIPEDEKIWFALAAYNMGYAHMLDARALTAKQQGNADSWVDVKLRLPMLSQPRYYKQTLYGYARGQQAYNYVENIRRYEISLVGYLQEKEKKAAQLAD from the coding sequence TTGAAGCGATTTAAATTAAATTATTTTATCATCGGCCTTATCGCCATTTTGCTCACCTGGTCCCTCTGGACTACCGTCCCTTGGCGAAACGCCCATCAGGATAACCTGGCGGCCATTAAAGCGCGCGGCGAACTTCGTATCAGCACCCTTGACGCGCCGCTGAGCTATTATAGCGTCAATAATCAACCGTCGGGCTTTGATTACGACCTGGCGCAACGCTTTGCCGATTACCTTGGCGTTACCCTCAAGGTACGCGTGCGCAGCAACCTGAATCAGCTGTTTGACGATCTGGAAAATGACAACGCCGATATCCTGGCGGCCAGCCTGATTTACAATGCCGAGCGATTGAACCGATTCACTGTCGGTCCCTCCTATTACTCGGTTTCGCAGCAGCTGGTGTATCGCCTGGGCCAGCCGCGGCCGAAAAATCTGGGCGATTTGCGCGGGCGGCTTGCGGTGGCGTCAGGTTCGGCGCAAATCACCCAACTTCGGCAGTTGAAAAAGAAGCAGTATCCGCAGCTCGCCTGGGAGGTATCCTCCGATCTCAGCAGCCGGTCGCTGCTGGAAAAAGTCGCCGATGGCAAGCTGGACTATACGCTGGCCGACTCGGCCAGCGTCGGGCTGCTGCAGCGTGTACATCCGCAGTTGGCGGTGGCATTTGACATTACCGAGGAAAAGCCGGTCACCTGGTATCTCCGGCGTAGCGATAGCGAGGGGCTATCGGCCGCGCTGCTGGATTTCTTCAGCCAATTGAACGACAACGGCATCATGGCGCGGCTGGAGGAAAAATATCTCGGTCACGTTGGCGGGTTTGATTATGTCGATACCAAAACTTTCCTTAACGCTATCGATGCCACCTTGCCGGCGCTGCAGCCGCTGTTTGAACGGTATGCCCACGATATCGACTGGAAGTTACTGGCGGCCATTTCCTATCAGGAATCCCATTGGGATCCGCTGGCCACTTCGGCCACGGGGGTACGCGGGCTGATGATGCTTACCCGTCCCACCGCCGATAGTCTGGGAATCGGTGACAGAACCAATGCGGAACAAAGCGTGCGCGGAGGCGCCCTTTATCTGTCGCGTATGATGCAGCGTTTGCCGGACACCATCCCCGAGGATGAAAAGATCTGGTTTGCCCTAGCGGCTTATAATATGGGCTATGCCCATATGCTGGACGCACGCGCCTTGACGGCAAAGCAGCAGGGCAATGCCGACAGCTGGGTCGATGTGAAGCTGCGATTGCCGATGCTGAGCCAGCCGCGCTACTACAAGCAAACCCTTTACGGTTATGCCCGCGGCCAGCAGGCGTATAATTACGTGGAAAACATCCGCCGCTATGAAATCAGCCTGGTAGGCTACCTGCAGGAAAAAGAGAAAAAGGCGGCCCAGCTTGCGGACTAG
- the tadA gene encoding tRNA adenosine(34) deaminase TadA, translating into MSERCSDEVWMRHALMLAGRAEAEGEVPVGAVLVLNGAIIGEGWNRSIGHHDPTAHAEIMALRQGGQQAGNYRLLKATLYVTLEPCVMCAGAMIHARIGRLVFGARDEKTGAAGSLMDVLGHPGMNHRIELTGDMLAQACAAQLSDFFRRRRAQQKAQRQALKLPDGPC; encoded by the coding sequence ATGAGCGAGCGCTGCAGCGATGAAGTTTGGATGCGTCACGCCCTGATGTTGGCCGGGCGCGCTGAAGCCGAAGGCGAGGTGCCGGTCGGTGCGGTCCTGGTGCTAAATGGCGCGATTATCGGCGAAGGCTGGAACCGTTCCATCGGCCATCACGATCCCACCGCCCATGCCGAAATCATGGCGCTGCGCCAGGGGGGGCAGCAGGCGGGTAATTATCGTTTGCTGAAGGCGACCTTGTACGTGACCCTGGAACCGTGCGTGATGTGCGCGGGTGCGATGATCCACGCCCGTATCGGCCGCCTGGTGTTCGGCGCGCGGGACGAGAAAACCGGCGCAGCGGGATCTCTCATGGATGTACTCGGTCATCCGGGTATGAATCATCGGATTGAGCTTACCGGCGATATGTTGGCGCAGGCGTGTGCCGCCCAGCTCAGCGATTTTTTCCGCCGCCGCCGGGCGCAGCAAAAAGCGCAGCGGCAGGCGCTGAAACTGCCAGATGGCCCCTGTTAA
- the yfhb gene encoding phosphatidylglycerophosphatase C encodes MNNPTARRVVFFDLDGTLHQQDMFGCFLRYLLAHLPLNVVLVIPVLPVVALGLLVKGRSARWPMSLLLWSITFGHSEARLQALEARFAAVFRRRVRRFPQVLARLDDYLASHDAQVWLITGSPESLVEKVYHDAVFLPQVRLIGSRMHRRYGGWILTLRCLGHEKVAQLERELGIPLKLYSGYSDSIYDSPLLYFCQYRWRVTHDGQLKQLD; translated from the coding sequence TTGAATAACCCAACCGCCCGGCGCGTTGTGTTTTTTGATTTGGACGGCACGCTACATCAACAGGATATGTTTGGCTGCTTTCTGCGCTATCTGCTTGCGCATCTGCCGCTGAATGTCGTATTGGTGATCCCCGTTCTGCCGGTGGTGGCGCTTGGACTGCTGGTCAAGGGCCGTTCGGCCCGCTGGCCGATGAGCCTGCTGCTGTGGTCGATTACCTTCGGCCACAGCGAGGCGAGGTTGCAGGCCTTGGAGGCGCGGTTTGCGGCTGTTTTCCGCCGACGCGTGCGGCGTTTCCCGCAGGTGCTGGCGCGCCTGGACGACTATCTCGCCAGTCACGACGCCCAGGTGTGGCTGATTACCGGCTCGCCAGAGTCGCTGGTAGAGAAGGTTTACCACGACGCGGTATTTTTGCCGCAGGTGCGGCTTATCGGCAGCCGGATGCACCGGCGTTACGGCGGCTGGATACTGACGCTGCGCTGTCTCGGGCATGAGAAAGTGGCGCAGTTGGAGCGCGAATTGGGCATCCCGTTAAAATTATACAGCGGCTATAGCGATAGCATTTATGACAGTCCGCTGCTTTATTTTTGCCAATACCGCTGGCGGGTAACACATGACGGCCAACTCAAGCAGCTGGATTGA